A stretch of Caldanaerobius polysaccharolyticus DSM 13641 DNA encodes these proteins:
- the folK gene encoding 2-amino-4-hydroxy-6-hydroxymethyldihydropteridine diphosphokinase, with protein MPIAYLGLGSNMGNRFKFLKCAVENLNKAGVGVLKSSSVYETSPVGYTDQPDFLNAVLKVRTFYSPYQLLSVVQNVEKDLGRKRDIRWGPRTIDIDILLYDNISIREEHLTIPHPEMLKRAFVLVPLREICPDIALFGHTVDHYIQSLKEQSIRRVPGLLLLQV; from the coding sequence TTGCCGATAGCGTACCTTGGCCTGGGTTCTAATATGGGAAACAGGTTTAAATTTTTAAAATGTGCTGTAGAAAATTTAAATAAAGCTGGTGTAGGCGTGCTGAAGAGCTCTTCGGTTTATGAGACCAGCCCTGTGGGGTACACAGATCAGCCGGATTTTTTAAATGCCGTCTTGAAAGTCAGGACCTTTTATTCCCCTTACCAACTGCTGAGTGTTGTGCAGAATGTAGAAAAAGACCTGGGAAGGAAAAGGGATATAAGGTGGGGGCCTAGGACCATTGACATAGACATCCTGCTTTACGATAACATATCTATCAGAGAAGAACATCTGACTATTCCTCATCCTGAAATGTTAAAAAGGGCTTTTGTTCTGGTGCCATTGCGAGAGATTTGTCCTGACATAGCGCTGTTTGGCCATACGGTGGATCACTATATCCAATCGTTAAAAGAGCAAAGTATAAGGAGAGTGCCCGGCTTGCTTCTATTGCAAGTATGA
- the folP gene encoding dihydropteroate synthase, which translates to MECQLMSTRDKEEMLYELKKIGVSEGALDILASKMDHVVIKVKGIRAGAANILKQEMLSLGGDVAVHRGCVNCSVEHTDAIVMGNIKQYKSLIDKLSLQPYLGLDHIARILKDILDARESKPVAIQTPRYRLPLGEKTYIMGILNVTPDSFSDGGKYWDIEKAVERAKIMVDEGADIIDVGGESTRPGYTPVSLEEEMRRVLPVVEKLVKEVRVPVSVDTTKAEVAKRALELGADIINDQWGLQKDEKMAEVVAEYDVPVVVMFNKEDRQYDDMVSEHLAFLRRSVELAVKAGLNREKVIIDPGIGFGKSPEQNLYIMKHLSEFRSLGLPILLGTSRKSMIGHVLDLPVDERVEGTAATVAYGITQGVDIVRVHDVKEMARVARMTDAMVRGDKVCR; encoded by the coding sequence GTGGAATGCCAGTTGATGTCGACAAGAGATAAAGAGGAGATGCTGTACGAGCTTAAAAAGATAGGGGTAAGCGAGGGAGCATTGGATATACTGGCATCTAAAATGGACCATGTGGTGATAAAAGTCAAGGGCATTAGAGCTGGAGCTGCCAACATATTGAAGCAGGAGATGCTGTCACTAGGCGGGGATGTAGCTGTGCACAGGGGTTGCGTTAACTGCTCTGTGGAGCACACTGACGCCATAGTGATGGGAAATATAAAACAGTATAAGTCGCTTATAGACAAGCTCAGCCTACAGCCCTATCTGGGGTTGGACCACATTGCCCGCATACTGAAGGATATACTCGATGCCCGTGAAAGCAAGCCTGTGGCAATACAGACCCCTCGATATAGACTGCCCCTTGGGGAAAAGACGTACATAATGGGTATATTAAATGTAACTCCCGATTCTTTTTCTGACGGCGGTAAATATTGGGACATAGAGAAGGCTGTAGAGAGGGCAAAGATCATGGTGGACGAAGGCGCTGATATAATCGACGTGGGGGGTGAATCCACAAGACCTGGTTACACGCCTGTTTCGCTGGAGGAAGAGATGCGCAGGGTGCTGCCGGTGGTAGAAAAGCTGGTAAAGGAGGTCAGAGTGCCTGTATCGGTGGACACCACAAAGGCGGAGGTGGCAAAGCGAGCGCTGGAACTGGGCGCTGATATTATAAATGACCAGTGGGGGCTGCAAAAAGACGAGAAAATGGCTGAAGTGGTGGCGGAGTACGATGTGCCGGTGGTGGTGATGTTTAATAAAGAGGACAGGCAATACGACGACATGGTGAGCGAGCACCTGGCTTTTTTGCGCCGCTCTGTAGAGCTGGCTGTGAAGGCAGGATTAAACAGAGAAAAAGTCATAATAGACCCGGGTATAGGCTTTGGCAAATCCCCTGAACAAAACCTGTACATCATGAAACACCTTTCAGAGTTTAGAAGCCTGGGACTTCCTATTCTCTTAGGCACATCCCGCAAATCCATGATTGGCCATGTGCTGGACCTTCCGGTCGACGAAAGGGTAGAAGGGACGGCCGCCACGGTAGCTTACGGTATAACTCAAGGGGTGGATATCGTGAGAGTACACGATGTAAAGGAGATGGCGCGAGTCGCCAGGATGACAGATGCCATGGTGAGGGGCGATAAGGTTTGCCGATAG
- a CDS encoding formate--tetrahydrofolate ligase has protein sequence MLSDIEIAQNAEIKPIKEIAESLGIGEDYIEYYGRYKAKISLDLFRKIKDRPDGRLILVTSINPTPAGEGKSTMAIGLGQALARLHKKVVIALREPSLGPCMGLKGGATGGGYSQVVPMEDINLHFTGDIHAISAAHNLLSAMIDNHIHQGNALRIDPRRVVWRRAVDINDRALREIVVGLGGKKNGYPREDGFIITVASEVMAVLCLAEDMADLKKRLGDMVVAYDLDGNPVTARDLRADGAMAALLKDAIKPNLVQTLEGVPAIIHGGPFANIAHGCNSLIATKMALKLGDYVVTEAGFGADLGAEKFMDIKCRIGGIRPDAVVVVATIRALKMHGGVKKSELSGENLDALRRGFENLKRHVENIRKYGVPAVVAINAFKEDTPDEVRLLTSLCGEIGVKAVFADVWSKGGEGGIEMAQEILKVLQSHKSHYKPLYDLDLSIEEKIEKITKEIYGGAGVVFTAEAAKAIKKIKELGFDKLPVCIAKTQYSFSDNPRLLGAPTGFEVTVREVHLSAGAGFIVAVMGDIMLMPGLPKHPAAENIDVDQEGKITGLF, from the coding sequence ATGCTTAGCGATATAGAGATCGCGCAAAACGCGGAAATTAAACCTATTAAGGAGATAGCAGAGTCGCTGGGTATAGGCGAGGACTACATAGAGTATTACGGCAGGTATAAAGCCAAAATATCCTTGGATTTATTTAGAAAAATTAAAGACAGGCCAGATGGTAGACTGATATTGGTCACGTCTATAAATCCTACGCCGGCAGGGGAAGGCAAGTCCACTATGGCCATAGGTTTGGGACAGGCTTTGGCCAGGCTGCATAAAAAGGTTGTCATCGCTTTAAGGGAGCCGTCCCTAGGGCCATGTATGGGGCTTAAAGGAGGGGCTACCGGGGGAGGCTATTCCCAGGTAGTTCCCATGGAAGACATAAACCTACACTTTACGGGGGATATCCACGCCATATCGGCGGCTCACAATCTGCTTTCGGCTATGATAGACAATCACATTCACCAGGGCAATGCCCTCAGGATAGACCCAAGGCGCGTGGTTTGGAGGCGGGCTGTGGATATAAACGACAGGGCACTGAGGGAAATCGTGGTAGGCCTTGGGGGTAAAAAAAACGGCTATCCTAGGGAGGATGGCTTTATCATAACGGTGGCTTCAGAGGTAATGGCGGTATTATGCCTTGCCGAAGACATGGCCGATTTAAAGAAGCGGTTGGGGGATATGGTAGTAGCTTATGACTTAGACGGTAATCCTGTGACGGCTAGGGACTTAAGAGCTGATGGAGCAATGGCTGCCCTCCTCAAGGATGCCATAAAGCCCAACCTCGTTCAGACCCTGGAAGGCGTTCCTGCCATCATCCACGGTGGTCCTTTTGCTAATATTGCCCACGGTTGTAATAGCCTTATTGCCACCAAGATGGCGTTGAAGTTGGGAGATTACGTGGTGACAGAAGCGGGTTTTGGTGCTGATCTAGGTGCCGAGAAATTCATGGACATAAAGTGCAGGATAGGCGGAATCAGGCCTGATGCTGTGGTAGTTGTGGCCACTATAAGGGCCTTAAAGATGCACGGAGGGGTTAAAAAAAGCGAGCTATCAGGTGAAAATCTGGATGCTTTGCGCAGGGGTTTTGAAAACCTTAAAAGGCATGTGGAAAACATAAGGAAATACGGTGTCCCTGCAGTGGTGGCCATAAACGCCTTTAAGGAAGATACCCCTGATGAGGTAAGGCTTTTGACGAGTTTATGCGGTGAAATTGGCGTTAAGGCTGTTTTCGCTGATGTGTGGTCGAAGGGTGGCGAGGGGGGCATCGAGATGGCGCAGGAGATTTTAAAGGTCCTTCAAAGCCATAAAAGCCATTATAAGCCCCTTTACGATTTAGACCTTTCTATAGAGGAAAAGATAGAAAAGATCACAAAGGAAATATACGGAGGAGCCGGTGTGGTGTTTACCGCTGAAGCCGCAAAGGCTATAAAGAAGATAAAGGAATTGGGTTTTGATAAATTGCCTGTGTGTATTGCCAAGACCCAATATTCCTTTTCTGATAATCCCCGTCTATTGGGTGCTCCTACGGGTTTTGAGGTTACTGTGCGAGAAGTGCACCTGTCAGCAGGAGCTGGGTTTATAGTGGCGGTAATGGGCGACATAATGCTCATGCCGGGATTGCCAAAGCATCCTGCTGCTGAGAACATAGATGTAGACCAAGAGGGGAAGATAACCGGCTTGTTTTAA
- a CDS encoding thioesterase family protein — translation MGLLEYGVKVGLSSTIETIVEEKDLAVSYGSGSVRVLATPAMISLMEKAAMSAVELHLPGDKATVGTQIAVTHIKATPVGMRVRVYAELVKIEDRKLSFKVEAYDELEKIGEGTHERYIIDVNKFMERCKSKLKK, via the coding sequence GTGGGATTATTGGAGTACGGTGTAAAAGTGGGTTTGAGTTCTACTATAGAGACTATTGTAGAGGAAAAGGATCTGGCAGTATCTTACGGTAGCGGTAGCGTCAGGGTATTGGCGACCCCTGCCATGATATCGTTAATGGAAAAAGCGGCCATGTCCGCGGTAGAGCTTCACCTGCCAGGGGACAAGGCTACGGTAGGTACTCAAATTGCGGTGACCCATATAAAAGCTACGCCTGTGGGAATGAGGGTAAGGGTATACGCCGAATTGGTAAAAATCGAGGATAGAAAGCTGTCGTTTAAAGTAGAGGCGTATGATGAACTGGAAAAAATAGGTGAGGGCACCCATGAGAGGTATATAATTGACGTGAATAAGTTCATGGAAAGGTGCAAAAGCAAGCTGAAGAAGTAG
- the ftsH gene encoding ATP-dependent zinc metalloprotease FtsH, which produces MSKFLKSASFYILILIAIYAMVQLWGTAAPEQPLKYNYTQLVQQIRNNNVSEITIIDKNVTGMLKDGTKFQSYILDTTSFSQFLQPYIDKGLVVNPQPVSEPPWWLQLLPTVAFIVLFIIFWLIFIQQSQGGGSRVMSFGKSRARMLNEDKRRVTFNDVAGADEEKEELKEIVEFLKSPRKFIELGARIPKGVLLVGPPGTGKTLLARAVAGEAGVPFFSISGSDFVEMFVGVGAARVRDLFEQAKKNSPCIVFIDEIDAVGRHRGAGLGGGHDEREQTLNHLLVEMDGFNVNEGIIILAATNRPDILDPALLRPGRFDRQVVVGIPDVKGREEILKVHSRNKPLAPDVDLKVLAKRTPGFTGADLENLMNEGALLSARRGKKQISMAELEESITKVLAGPEKKSRVITEEDKKLTAYHEAGHAVVAKLLPHADPVHEVSIIPRGRAGGYTMSLPEKDKYYISKSEMLDEIVQLLGGRAAEKLVLNDISTGAQNDLERATKIAREMVTEYGMSEKLGPMIYGSDRDEIFIGRDLGRARNYSEEVAAEIDSEMRRIIEECYSRAENLLRENINKLHRVAQALIEREKLNKEEFEEVFASA; this is translated from the coding sequence TTGAGTAAGTTCCTTAAAAGTGCCAGTTTTTATATCCTGATATTGATAGCTATATACGCCATGGTCCAGCTATGGGGTACTGCGGCTCCAGAACAGCCGTTGAAGTACAATTATACTCAGCTGGTACAGCAGATTAGGAATAATAATGTCAGCGAAATCACCATTATAGATAAGAATGTTACTGGCATGTTAAAAGATGGCACGAAGTTTCAAAGCTATATACTGGATACTACCAGTTTTAGCCAGTTTTTGCAGCCGTATATAGATAAAGGCCTTGTGGTCAACCCGCAGCCTGTCTCTGAGCCGCCGTGGTGGTTGCAGTTGTTGCCTACGGTTGCGTTTATAGTTTTGTTTATAATCTTCTGGCTCATTTTTATTCAGCAATCCCAGGGCGGCGGAAGCAGGGTGATGTCCTTTGGGAAAAGCAGGGCCAGAATGCTCAATGAGGACAAGAGAAGGGTTACATTTAACGATGTAGCCGGAGCTGATGAAGAAAAAGAAGAACTTAAGGAGATCGTGGAGTTTTTAAAGTCGCCGAGAAAATTTATAGAATTGGGAGCAAGGATACCCAAAGGCGTACTGTTGGTAGGTCCCCCTGGTACAGGAAAGACGCTTCTGGCCCGCGCTGTGGCTGGAGAGGCAGGTGTGCCTTTTTTTAGCATAAGCGGTTCTGATTTCGTGGAGATGTTTGTGGGCGTAGGCGCTGCCAGGGTGAGAGATCTTTTTGAGCAGGCCAAAAAGAATTCACCTTGTATAGTATTTATAGATGAAATTGATGCCGTAGGTCGTCACAGGGGCGCAGGTTTGGGAGGAGGGCACGACGAGAGGGAACAGACGTTAAACCATCTGCTGGTAGAGATGGATGGATTTAACGTCAATGAAGGGATTATAATCCTCGCCGCAACCAATAGGCCTGACATATTGGATCCTGCACTCTTGAGGCCGGGCAGGTTTGATAGACAGGTAGTAGTTGGCATACCCGATGTGAAGGGGCGAGAAGAGATATTAAAAGTACATTCCAGGAACAAACCCCTGGCTCCTGATGTAGATTTAAAGGTGCTGGCTAAAAGAACGCCGGGATTTACAGGAGCTGACCTGGAAAACCTCATGAACGAAGGGGCTTTGCTTAGCGCGCGCAGAGGGAAAAAGCAGATATCCATGGCAGAACTGGAAGAATCCATCACCAAAGTGCTGGCAGGCCCTGAAAAGAAGAGCAGGGTAATAACTGAAGAGGATAAAAAGCTTACGGCTTATCACGAAGCGGGCCATGCTGTTGTGGCAAAACTGCTACCCCATGCAGATCCTGTCCATGAGGTTTCCATTATTCCCAGGGGAAGAGCAGGTGGGTATACCATGAGCCTGCCGGAGAAGGATAAGTATTATATATCCAAATCTGAGATGCTGGACGAGATAGTACAGCTTTTAGGAGGCAGAGCTGCTGAAAAGCTGGTTCTCAATGATATAAGCACAGGTGCCCAGAATGACCTGGAAAGAGCCACTAAGATCGCCAGAGAGATGGTGACTGAGTACGGCATGAGTGAAAAGCTAGGACCCATGATATACGGATCTGATAGAGATGAGATATTCATAGGTCGGGATCTGGGTAGAGCTCGCAATTACAGTGAAGAGGTGGCTGCGGAGATCGACAGCGAGATGAGGCGCATTATAGAGGAATGCTACAGTAGAGCCGAGAATTTGCTGAGAGAAAATATAAATAAGCTCCACAGAGTCGCTCAGGCTTTGATAGAGAGAGAAAAGCTGAATAAAGAAGAATTTGAAGAAGTATTCGCCAGTGCGTAA
- the hpt gene encoding hypoxanthine phosphoribosyltransferase encodes MLEKDISEILIDEQRLKERIKELGHAITRDYQGKEPVLVGVLKGAIMFISDLIRYIDLPVTLDFMAISSYGASTHSSGVVKIIKDLDSSIQDKDVIIVEDIIDSGLTLSYLRKYLMGRSPKSIRICTLLDKPERRKSDVEVEYVGFNIPDKFVVGYGLDYAEKYRNLPYIGVLKPEVYND; translated from the coding sequence ATGCTGGAGAAGGATATTTCGGAAATATTAATAGATGAACAAAGGCTGAAGGAAAGGATAAAAGAATTGGGTCATGCTATCACCCGCGATTACCAAGGCAAAGAGCCTGTGCTTGTGGGTGTCCTGAAAGGCGCGATTATGTTCATATCGGACCTTATAAGGTATATTGACCTGCCCGTGACGTTGGATTTTATGGCTATATCCAGTTACGGAGCTTCTACCCATTCATCAGGGGTGGTAAAGATCATAAAAGACCTGGATAGCAGTATACAGGACAAGGACGTCATTATCGTGGAGGACATCATAGACAGCGGCCTTACGCTGAGCTATTTAAGGAAATACCTCATGGGAAGATCCCCCAAAAGCATAAGGATATGCACGCTTCTGGATAAACCTGAGAGGAGAAAGAGCGATGTAGAAGTGGAGTATGTGGGATTTAACATACCTGATAAATTCGTGGTCGGGTATGGGCTGGACTATGCAGAGAAGTACAGAAACCTTCCCTATATAGGAGTGTTAAAACCAGAGGTATACAATGACTGA
- the tilS gene encoding tRNA lysidine(34) synthetase TilS yields MLAEDTIKKYNMIRHGDKIIVAVSGGPDSVCLLHVLFRMRDNYDLSLIVAHVNHCLRGTQAEEDMRFVQKMACDLGLPFYAKVEDVAKIAADTGMSVEQAGRHVRYAFFRQLKEQLKADKIAVAHNMDDQAETVLLHLLRGAGVQGLTGMSPVSGDIIRPLIETPRRDIEAYIEENGLEYRVDHTNFQTHYFRNRIRIELIPYLKDHFNKNIAEALVQAADILREEDAYVQKNVLEIYKKICFKDKSGVQVELSEFERQDLAVKRRLIRKMVEDVKGNNLNLEFKHIEYIMEFIKRGQTGERVDIPGGICVGLQYGKIRVFSVAPVSKAPDFCYPLVIPGTTRISELNASVRAEVVADIQPDFKNRYRAYLDYDQIPDNLVVRSRRPGDYIIPFGMNGHKKLKEYFIDAKVPSEVRDKIPLVASGSEIVWIVGHRINGKYKVTDKTRRFLVLIYEGGYNDAGEGYFGNINR; encoded by the coding sequence GTGTTAGCCGAAGATACCATAAAGAAGTACAACATGATACGCCATGGTGACAAAATAATAGTTGCTGTATCAGGTGGTCCTGATTCTGTGTGTCTTTTACATGTCTTATTTAGAATGAGGGATAATTACGACCTCTCCCTTATCGTCGCTCATGTCAATCACTGTTTAAGGGGAACGCAGGCAGAAGAGGATATGCGATTCGTCCAGAAAATGGCTTGTGATTTGGGTCTTCCTTTTTACGCTAAAGTGGAGGATGTAGCGAAAATAGCGGCAGATACCGGTATGTCTGTAGAGCAGGCGGGGAGGCATGTCAGGTATGCGTTTTTTAGGCAGTTAAAAGAGCAGTTAAAAGCTGACAAGATCGCCGTGGCCCATAACATGGATGATCAGGCAGAGACGGTGCTTTTACACCTCTTGCGGGGTGCAGGAGTTCAAGGGCTGACCGGCATGAGCCCGGTTTCAGGAGATATAATAAGGCCTCTCATAGAAACCCCCCGCCGGGATATAGAGGCGTATATAGAGGAAAACGGCCTGGAGTACAGGGTTGACCATACCAATTTTCAAACCCATTATTTCAGAAACAGGATAAGGATTGAGCTGATCCCCTATTTAAAAGATCACTTTAATAAGAATATAGCAGAGGCATTGGTCCAGGCAGCGGACATCCTGAGGGAAGAAGATGCTTACGTTCAAAAAAATGTCTTGGAGATTTATAAAAAGATATGCTTTAAAGATAAAAGCGGTGTACAGGTAGAGCTCAGTGAGTTTGAAAGACAGGATTTAGCTGTTAAAAGGCGTCTTATACGCAAGATGGTTGAGGACGTCAAAGGGAATAATTTAAATTTGGAATTTAAGCACATAGAGTACATCATGGAGTTTATAAAAAGAGGACAAACCGGTGAGCGGGTGGATATACCAGGCGGTATATGCGTGGGTTTGCAGTACGGCAAGATCAGGGTTTTTTCTGTGGCACCTGTTTCAAAGGCACCCGATTTTTGTTATCCTCTTGTTATACCGGGTACAACGCGCATTTCGGAGTTGAATGCGAGCGTAAGGGCCGAAGTGGTCGCCGATATTCAACCTGACTTTAAAAACAGGTACAGGGCATACCTGGATTACGATCAAATTCCTGACAACCTTGTGGTCAGGTCCCGCAGACCTGGAGATTATATAATTCCTTTTGGGATGAACGGGCACAAGAAATTGAAAGAGTACTTTATTGACGCCAAGGTGCCCTCAGAAGTGCGCGATAAAATACCCCTTGTGGCTTCAGGTAGTGAGATCGTTTGGATCGTTGGGCACAGGATCAACGGCAAATATAAAGTAACTGATAAAACCAGGAGATTTTTGGTATTAATTTATGAAGGAGGCTATAACGATGCTGGAGAAGGATATTTCGGAAATATTAATAGATGA
- a CDS encoding serine/threonine protein kinase yields MRLEKGCVIEGRWNRRAYEILKKLGEGGLGAVFLTRCMDDGQKYAIKVFDNLMSAAREYRLFKEFSYMEYIPRVYELDDMLSYQASFIVMEYIQGDNLRDFLKGCVLEAKSIIGLSVVFLRLFKEFHKKGYVFADIKPENIMVDREKKLLRFVDVGGLTKMGSGVVEYTPWYDRASWGCGLRRADETYDLFGIGIILLELLYGKRHPPDKKALKKLLLGAKNRSSGLFYIIQMCLNGTDVDKILNYAYTIYSRGDFAAKVDMALNVLLVIGVVFLFLFLMIWYNNII; encoded by the coding sequence ATGAGGTTGGAAAAGGGATGTGTTATAGAAGGCCGCTGGAACCGCAGAGCTTACGAGATCTTGAAGAAGTTGGGTGAAGGCGGCCTTGGAGCTGTTTTTTTGACCCGATGTATGGATGATGGCCAAAAGTACGCTATTAAAGTCTTTGACAATTTGATGAGTGCGGCCAGGGAATACAGGCTTTTTAAGGAGTTTTCTTATATGGAATACATACCGAGGGTGTACGAACTGGATGATATGCTTTCATATCAGGCCAGTTTTATTGTTATGGAGTACATTCAGGGAGATAACCTGAGGGATTTTTTAAAAGGTTGCGTTCTTGAAGCTAAAAGTATCATAGGTTTATCCGTAGTGTTTTTAAGGTTGTTTAAAGAGTTTCACAAAAAGGGGTATGTTTTTGCTGACATAAAACCTGAAAATATAATGGTAGATAGGGAGAAAAAGCTGTTGCGCTTTGTAGATGTAGGCGGTTTGACAAAGATGGGCTCAGGTGTTGTAGAATACACGCCGTGGTACGACAGGGCCTCCTGGGGTTGTGGCTTAAGAAGAGCGGATGAGACCTACGACCTTTTTGGCATTGGAATAATATTGCTGGAGCTTTTGTACGGCAAAAGACATCCACCAGATAAAAAGGCGTTGAAAAAGCTGCTGCTGGGTGCCAAAAATCGATCGTCAGGGCTTTTTTACATTATACAGATGTGCCTTAACGGGACGGATGTGGATAAAATCCTCAACTACGCGTATACCATTTACAGCAGAGGGGATTTCGCTGCAAAAGTCGATATGGCCTTGAACGTACTTCTGGTGATAGGCGTTGTCTTTCTTTTTTTATTCTTAATGATATGGTATAATAATATAATATAA
- a CDS encoding vWA domain-containing protein, whose amino-acid sequence MPLKLMTVVTDGKSNIGGSPVEAARDAKKAGIVVNAIGIVDSDSLGVMEVKEIARAGGGLYELTRIEDLSETMQALTQRSVQMTIEEIVNSQIKNIIGKDLKDINPLVRSQVAEYVESLSDETDVEMVILLDTSGSMLYKIQAAKSSVIDLLNTLSGRKGRFSVALLQFPGPDSMVKVLCDFTFDPLKLKEIVTAVGTGGNTPTAIAIREAVSMLVKQPQLEEYTL is encoded by the coding sequence ATGCCGTTAAAACTCATGACCGTTGTGACTGATGGTAAATCCAACATAGGTGGAAGCCCTGTAGAAGCAGCGAGGGACGCGAAAAAGGCGGGGATAGTCGTCAATGCCATAGGGATAGTGGATAGCGACAGCTTAGGAGTTATGGAGGTCAAAGAGATCGCGCGGGCAGGCGGCGGTTTATACGAACTGACGCGAATAGAAGACCTGTCCGAGACCATGCAGGCGTTGACGCAGAGATCGGTTCAGATGACTATAGAGGAGATAGTCAACAGCCAGATAAAAAACATTATAGGCAAGGATTTAAAAGACATTAACCCTTTGGTGAGAAGCCAGGTAGCTGAATATGTGGAATCGCTGTCTGATGAGACCGATGTGGAGATGGTTATTCTCTTGGACACCAGTGGGAGTATGCTGTATAAAATCCAGGCCGCCAAGTCCAGCGTCATAGATCTGTTAAATACATTGAGCGGCAGAAAAGGGCGTTTTTCGGTGGCATTGTTGCAATTCCCTGGTCCTGACAGCATGGTAAAGGTGCTTTGCGATTTTACCTTTGATCCACTAAAGCTGAAGGAGATTGTGACGGCAGTGGGTACAGGAGGAAATACCCCTACGGCTATTGCCATAAGGGAGGCTGTATCCATGTTGGTAAAACAGCCGCAGTTGGAAGAGTACACGTTATGA